From Lagenorhynchus albirostris chromosome 15, mLagAlb1.1, whole genome shotgun sequence, one genomic window encodes:
- the DYNLRB1 gene encoding dynein light chain roadblock-type 1, translating into MAEVEETLKRLQSQKGVQGIIVVNTEGIPIKSTMDNPTTTQYANLMHNFILKARSTVREIDPQNDLTFLRIRSKKNEIMVAPDKDYFLIVIQNPTE; encoded by the exons ATG GCAGAGGTGGAGGAGACACTGAAGCGACTTCAGAGCCAGAAGGGCGTGCAGGGAATCATCGTGGTGAACACAGAAG GCATTCCCATCAAGAGCACCATGGACAATCCCACCACCACACAGTACGCCAACCTCATGCACAACTTCATCTTGAAGGCCCGGAGCACCGTGCGTGAAATTGACCCCCAGAATGACCTCACCTTCCTTCGAATTCgctccaagaaaaatgaaattatggtTGCACCAG ATAAAGACTATTTCCTGATTGTGATTCAGAATCCAACCGAATAA